Below is a window of Candidatus Deferrimicrobiaceae bacterium DNA.
GCTCTCCCCGCTGGCTTCCGCGGAGGCCGTGCTGACCCCGGAGGAGCGCGAGGTGGGCGTGGCGCTCCTGGACTTCGGCGGAGGGACCGTCGACATGGCCATCTTCTATGACGGGGCGCTGCGCCACACCTTCGTCCTTGCGCTGGGAGGCGGGAACATCACCGCCGACGTGGCGGTGGGGCTCCGGATCCCCGCGGCGGACGCCGAATCCCTGAAGATCGCCTCGGGGTGCGCCGCGATCCAGAAGGTGCGGCGGGACGAACTCGTGGAGTTGCCGGGGGTGGGGGGCCGCCAGCCGCGGCCGATCCGGCGGCAATACCTGAGCGAGATCATCGAGCCCCGGGCGGAGGAGATCTTCACTCTTCTCCGGAAGGAGATCCTGCGCTCGGGGTTCGAGGAGATGCTCGGGGCGGGGATCGTCCTGACGGGCGGCGGCTCCCGGCTGGACGGCCTGCCCGAACTGGGGGAACGGGTCTTTCACCTGCCCGTCCGGCGCGGGGTCCCCATCGGGGTCGGCGGGAGGGTGGATCTGGTGAACAGCGGGTCGTTCGCCACGGGGGTGGGGCTTACCCTCTACGGGGCGAAGCTGGCGGAGAGCGGCGTGTCCAAAGCGGGCGAGGAGGACGAGGGCGGATGGATGGCTCGGGTGAAGCGGATCTTATCGGAGTTCTTCTAATACATCAGGCGGGGCGAAAAGGAGGCAGACATGTTCACGATCGTAGAGGAAAACCGGTGCCACGCGGTCATCAAGGTGTTCGGGCTCGGCGGCGGAGGCGGGAACGCGATCAACACGATGATCGAGGAGGGCTTGACGGGCGTGGAGTTC
It encodes the following:
- the ftsA gene encoding cell division protein FtsA is translated as MEPSAGPVIAGLDVGSSKVATVVARKTPGGVEILGMGICPTEGMRKGSVVNVDATVKSISQSVSEAEKMTGLPVVSALVGVSGPLIKSFNSHAAVSVRNEREVTDTDVGRVLELAKAVELPADREILHVLTQEFIVDDMPGIKDPRGMTGIRLDARVHVVTDDLPSTRNLVRCVEKAEINIVDIVLSPLASAEAVLTPEEREVGVALLDFGGGTVDMAIFYDGALRHTFVLALGGGNITADVAVGLRIPAADAESLKIASGCAAIQKVRRDELVELPGVGGRQPRPIRRQYLSEIIEPRAEEIFTLLRKEILRSGFEEMLGAGIVLTGGGSRLDGLPELGERVFHLPVRRGVPIGVGGRVDLVNSGSFATGVGLTLYGAKLAESGVSKAGEEDEGGWMARVKRILSEFF